A single region of the Musa acuminata AAA Group cultivar baxijiao chromosome BXJ1-11, Cavendish_Baxijiao_AAA, whole genome shotgun sequence genome encodes:
- the LOC135597143 gene encoding protein CURLY FLAG LEAF 1-like, which produces MTAPNIETIAASLRSCSLGGSGGGAQSPPHLSEASDESTGGITVDLNSEPVLPYQWEQCLDMRTGEIYYINWETGVRTTEDPRATASSYSSGYYYSDEDGTSDEYSCSNVGSGDDYEVEDEDEDEIDTADSSTLSSASPPQASSLPVEESSRGGGHILVAAGCKCCFMYFMVPKRTDACPKCGGGLLHLGRNGCV; this is translated from the exons ATGACGGCTCCCAACATCGAGACGATCGCCGCGTCGCTGAGGAGCTGCTCGCTGGGAGGAAGCGGAGGAGGGGCCCAGTCGCCGCCGCACCTCTCCGAGGCGAGCGACGAGAGCACCGGAGGGATCACGGTGGACCTCAACTCCGAGCCCGTCCTCCCGTACCAGTGGGAGCAGTGCCTCGACATGCGG ACGGGAGAAATCTACTACATCAACTGGGAGACGGGCGTCCGGACCACCGAGGACCCTCGCGCCACCGCCTCATCTTACTCCTCCGGCTACTACTACTCCGACGAAGATGGAACCTCCGATGAGTACAGCTGCTCCAACGTCGGCAGCGGAGACGACTACGAGGTCGAGGACGAGGATGAGGACGAGAtcgacaccgccgactcctccacCCTGTCCTCCGCATCCCCACCCCAGGCCTCCTCCTTACCCGTTGAGGAATCCAGCCGCGGCGGCGGCCATATCCTCGTCGCCGCTGGTTGCAAGTGCTGCTTCATGTATTTCATGGTCCCCAAGCGGACCGACGCCTGCCCCAAGTGCGGCGGTGGCCTCCTCCACCTCGGCCGCAACGGCTGCGTCTGA